Proteins encoded by one window of Haematobia irritans isolate KBUSLIRL chromosome 2, ASM5000362v1, whole genome shotgun sequence:
- the LOC142225654 gene encoding uncharacterized protein LOC142225654, which produces MMDVLTKYRVFGDTRCYMYSVEWQMRGLPHAHILIWLLNKLQSNEVDVIISAEIPDPVTDPHLHDIATTQMVHGPCGALNPLSPCMADGKCTKRYPRPLVAETVTGNDGYPVNRRRSNEDNGRTIKIKVKNPDIEIGNREFSKHS; this is translated from the coding sequence ATGATGGATGTCCTTACTAAGTATCGAGTTTTTGGTGACACACGATGTTATATGTACTCGGTGGAATGGCAGATGCGTGGACTACCGCATGCTCATATACTAATTTGGTTGCTGAACAAATTACAATCAAATGAAGTGGATGTCATCATATCCGCTGAAATTCCTGATCCAGTCACTGATCCCCATCTACACGACATTGCGACAACACAGATGGTGCATGGACCGTGCGGTGCATTAAATCCGTTATCACCTTGCATGGCTGATGGAAAGTGCACAAAACGATATCCGCGACCGTTAGTTGCTGAAACAGTCACAGGTAACGATGGATATCCAGTTAATCGTCGGCGTTCAAATGAAGATAATGGTCGAACTATCAAAATTAAAGTCAAAAATCCAGATATTGAGATCGGAAATCGCGAATTTTCGAAACATTCGTGA